One Denticeps clupeoides chromosome 12, fDenClu1.1, whole genome shotgun sequence genomic window carries:
- the erbb3a gene encoding receptor tyrosine-protein kinase erbB-3a isoform X3: MAATLRLLALCVALPWVPARAQTQEVVCSGTKNGLSVTGSTEFQYSMLKEMYTDCQIVMGNLEITQMEHHRDFSFLRSIREVTGYVLIALNQFSKLPLDQLRVIRGTTLYDNKFALNVFLNYQKDGVHGLQELGLTHLTEILNGNVQIHQNSFLSYAPGIDWKDIAGGAEVIVKDNGPELPCHTACKGPCWGPGEDSCQILTKTVCAPQCSGRCFGQSPSDCCHTVCAGGCTGPLDTDCFACRNFNNSGSCVSQCPQAFIYNKQTYKMEPNPNAKYEYGSMCVSQCPVNFLVDGSSCVSRCPSDKTEVEKEGVKKCEPCGGLCPKACLGTGGSESRQTVDSQNIDSFINCTKIQGSLYFLITGIEGDAYKNISALDPKKLQIFNTVREITDTLSVQSWPKELSDLSVFSNLQIIQGRSLYSGGYALSVMKIPTLMSLGLHSLHQINAGSVYINGNSKLCYYNTVNWTRIFTNNPHTQRRLKNIKDNKAVKQCTAEGHVCDPLCSSDGCWGPGPDQCVSCKHFRRGGKCVEKCRFLSGEGREFVGPDGECLPCHPQCKVQEGQSACTGPSAHECVACANLKDGPHCVSSCPEGLMGDKGFIYKYPSAKRSCEPCHANCTQRCTGPNIDDCQGSTKTASSLPTTALVLVVITAVLLSLSIFFMCVLYRRTVTIQRKRAMRRYLESGESFDPLEPGEKGAKVHLRILKDSELRKIKLLGSGVFGSVHKGWWIPNGDTVKLPVAIKTITEHTGQQSFNEVTDHVLEMGSLDHPYIVRLLGICPGPSLQLVTQFSPQGSLLEHIRQRKDSLNPQRLLNWCVQIAKGMYYLEEHQMVHRNLAARNVLLKRNNSVQIADYGIADLLCPDDKKHFYNDLKTPIKWMALESILFRRFTHQSDVWSYGVTVWEMMSYGAEPYASMRPQAVPDLLEKGERLSQPQICTIDVYMVMVKCWMIDENVRPTFKELANEFTRMARDPARYLVIKGDDQLPESSSDEPMQGATELNDLGEELEVLGEELGEQEEEILEDDMVLHSLSIRSQSRSVLDGHSRGGLTPSSPGYMAMTPSVDSQSQKLWVSRIRLNSTRTMSESSEGRGTMVDLEMNEDFSSVCSLKRGRYREDSAYISQRDSLSGALDVLITGTHSPKVLGKEDENGYVLPGQMDSPERETIHSSCEEYEYMNKLNVSLRPNHERRRRLLSDSNSVRSRGSRHPARSSIEGSESSGAISQFSMDDYSRSEDEDVPDPEFLIAETEYFHTDEEQHSPEYEYMDINHGVKKRPNVHPDVRRPGIRAGVRDSMEPKEEDELVDGEYQYMNRQPRLKKQLVMQGLKGAEGEVYEYEEMESLRVGIAAGPGDSVEYQNIQSEEEEEEEGGIRQPSGVGPFVQVRTGVGVRCQAGRNSFDNPDYWHSRMFQKVSTVHT, from the exons ATGGCGGCGACGCTGCGGCTGCTCGCGCTGTGCGTGGCGCTGCCGTGGGTCCCCGCGCGCGCGCAGACGCAGGAAG TGGTCTGCTCTGGAACTAAGAATGGCCTGAGTGTGACCGGGTCCACAGAATTCCAATACAGCATGCTGAAGGAAATGTACACGGACTGTCAGATCGTCATGGGTAACCTGGAGATCACACAAATGGAGCACCACCGCGATTTCTCCTTCCTCAGG TCTATCAGAGAAGTGACAGGGTACGTGCTGATCGCCCTGAACCAATTCAGCAAGCTGCCACTGGATCAGCTCCGTGTCATCAGAGGCACCACGCTCTACGACAACAAGTTCGCTCTCAACGTCTTCCTCAACTACCAGAAGGATGGTGTGCATGGACTGCAGGAGCTGGGCCTCACACACCTCACTG AGATTTTGAACGGCAATGTCCAGATCCACCAGAATTCCTTTCTGAGCTACGCTCCAGGGATTGATTGGAAGGACATAGCGGGCGGAGCAGAGGTCATCGTAAAGGACAACGGGCCAGAGC TGCCGTGTCACACGGCATGCAAGGGGCCGTGCTGGGGGCCCGGTGAAGACTCCTGTCAAATCT TGACCAAGACGGTGTGCGCACCACAGTGCAGCGGCCGCTGTTTTGGCCAGAGCCCCAGCGACTGCTGCCACACTGTGTGTGCCGGCGGGTGCACCGGCCCTCTGGACACAGACTGCTTT GCATGTAGGAATTTCAATAACTCAGGCTCCTGCGTGTCCCAGTGTCCTCAGGCCTTCATCTACAACAAGCAAACATACAAAATGGAGCCCAACCCCAATGCCAAGTATGAGTATGGCTCCATGTGCGTGTCCCAGTGTCCTG TCAACTTCCTGGTTGATGGCAGTTCTTGTGTGAGCCGCTGCCCCTCGGACAAAACAGAGGTGGAGAAGGAAGGAGTGAAAAAGTGTGAGCCATGCGGAGGCCTCTGTCCTAAAG cATGTTTGGGTACTGGTGGCTCTGAGTCCAGACAGACAGTCGACTCTCAGAACATCGACAGCTTCATCAACTGCACAAAGATCCAGGGGAGCCTGTACTTCCTCATCACAGGAATAGAAGG TGATGCATATAAAAACATCAGTGCCCTGGatccaaaaaaattacaaatcttTAACACAGTCAGAGAAATTACAG ATACCCTGAGTGTGCAATCATGGCCTAAGGAACTGAGTGATCTATCGGTCTTCTCCAACCTGCAAATCATACAAGGAAGATCCCTGTACAG TGGTGGTTACGCGCTGTCGGTGATGAAGATCCCCACACTCATGTCGTTGGGGCTTCACTCGCTGCACCAGATCAACGCCGGCAGTGTTTACATCAATGGCAACAGCAAGCTGTGCTACTATAACACCGTTAACTGGACCAGGATCTTCACCAATAACCCACACACCCAGCGCCGGCTGAAAAACATCAAAGACAACAAGGCCGTCAAACAGTGCA ctGCCGAGGGGCATGTGTGTGACCCCCTGTGTTCCTCTGATGGCTGCTGGGGCCCCGGACCAGACCAGTGTGTATCCTGCAAGCACTTCAGGAGAGGCGGCAAGTGTGTTGAAAAGTGTCGGTTCCTCTCAGG TGAAGGCCGTGAGTTTGTGGGACCTGACGGAGAGTGTTTGCCGTGTCATCCACAGTGCAAGGTTCAGGAGGGACAGAGCGCCTGCACTGGCCCG AGCGCTCATGAATGTGTAGCCTGCGCCAACCTGAAGGATGGTCCTCACTGTGTGTCATCTTGCCCTGAGGGGTTAATGGGGGATAAGGGATTCATCTATAAATACCCCAGTGCCAAGCGGAGCTGCGAACCCTGCCATGCCAACTGCACCCAAAG GTGCACAGGCCCAAACATTGATGACTGTCAGGGGAGCACTAAGACTGCCTCTAG TTTGCCCACAACTGCTTTAGTGCTGGTTGTGATTACAGCAGTGCTCTTAAGTTTATCCATCTTCTTCATGTGTGTTCTGTACCGGCGCACTGTCACCATCCAACGCAAACGGGCCATGAGGAGATACCTTGAGAGTGGAGAG AGTTTTGACCCTTTGGAACCAGGAGAAAAGGGGGCCAAAGTTCATCTTCGGATCCTGAAAGACTCTGAACTTCGCAAGATCAAACTCCTTGGATCTGGAGTGTTTGGTTCTGTGCACAAG ggttGGTGGATCCCCAATGGTGACACTGTGAAGCTTCCAGTTGCCATCAAGACAATTACTGAACATACAGGCCAACAATCCTTCAATGAAGTCACAGAT CATGTGTTGGAGATGGGTAGCTTGGACCACCCTTACATTGTAAGGCTTTTGGGCATTTGTCCTGGACCCAGTCTGCAACTGGTTACTCAGTTCAGCCCTCAGGGGTCCCTCCTGGAACATATCAGGCAGCGCAAAGACAGCTTAAACCCTCAGAGGCTGCTCAACTGGTGTGTCCAGATTGCCAAG GGCATGTATTACCTAGAGGAGCATCAAATGGTCCACAGGAATCTGGCAGCCCGTAACGTCCTCCTAAAGAGGAACAACTCGGTCCAGATTGCAGACTATGGCATAGCTGACCTTCTGTGCCCAGATGACAAAAAACACTTCTACAATGACCTTAAG ACCCCAATTAAATGGATGGCACTAGAGAGCATCTTATTTCGACGCTTTACTCATCAAAGTGATGTTTGGAGCTATG GTGTCACTGTTTGGGAAATGATGTCATATGGGGCAGAACCCTACGCTTCCATGCGCCCACAGGCTGTTCCTGATCTACTGGAGAAGGGGGAACGTCTCTCCCAGCCACAGATCTGCACCATAGATGTTTACATGGTCATGGTCAAAT GTTGGATGATTGATGAAAACGTCCGACCAACATTTAAGGAACTAGCTAATGAATTTACCCGAATGGCAAGAGACCCAGCTCGTTACCTGGTCATCAAG GGGGATGACCAGTTACCTGAGTCCTCCTCTGATGAGCCCATGCAGGGGGCTACAGAGCTAAATGATCTGGGTGAGGAGCTAGAGGTTCTAGGTGAGGAACTGGGtgagcaggaagaggaaatCCTTGAAGATGACATGGTTTTGCATTCCCTCTCCATACGAAGTCAGTCCAGATCAGTGCTGGATGGCCACAGCAGG GGAGGTCTGACTCCATCGAGCCCGGGTTATATGGCCATGACACCAAGTGTAGACAGCCAGTCTCAG AAACTGTGGGTATCAAGGATTCGCCTGAACTCCACTCGCACCATGTCAGAGAGTTCTGAGGGACGAGGCACCATGGTAGATCTGGAGATGAACGAAGACTTCTCGTCTGTCTGCAGCCTGAAGAGGGGTCGGTATCGAGAGGACAGTGCCTACATATCGCAGAGAGACAGCCTATCAGGAGCACTCGATGTGCTAATTACAGGCACACACTCTCCAAAAGTGCTTGGGAAGGAGGATGAGAATGGCTATGTGTTGCCAGGCCAGATGGACAGCCCAGAGAGAG AAACCATTCATTCATCATGTGAGGAGTATGAATACATGAACAAGCTTAATGTTTCTTTGAGGCCAAACCACGAACGGCGGCGACGCCTTCTGTCCGACAGCAACAGCGTAAGGTCGCGAGGATCCAGGCACCCGGCCAGGTCCTCCATAGAGGGCTCAGAGAGCAGTGGTGCAATTTCTCAGTTCTCCATGGATGACTACAGTCGcagtgaggatgaggatgtCCCGGACCCAGAATTTCTGATCGCAGAAACTGAGTACTTTCACACGGACGAGGAGCAGCACTCACCTGAATATGAGTACATGGACATAAACCATGGGGTGAAAAAGAGGCCAAATGTACACCCAGACGTCCGCAGGCCAGGAATTAGGGCCGGCGTTAGAGACTCTATGGAACCCAAGGAGGAGGATGAGTTGGTGGACGGAGAGTACCAGTATATGAACAGACAGCCCCGGCTGAAGAAGCAGCTGGTGATGCAGGGCCTGAAGGGGGCAGAGGGGGAGGTGTATGAATACGAAGAAATGGAGTCTCTCAGGGTGGGGATCGCTGCTGGCCCTGGTGACTCTGTGGAGTACCAGAACATacagagcgaggaggaggaggaggaggaagggggcaTTAGGCAGCCCTCAGGCGTTGGGCCCTTTGTGCAAGTTCGGACTGGGGTTGGGGTCCGGTGTCAGGCTGGACGCAACTCGTTTGACAACCCAGATTACTGGCACAGCAGAATGTTCCAGAAAGTGAGCACTGTTCACACATAG